The Chitinophagales bacterium genome includes a window with the following:
- a CDS encoding TonB-dependent receptor, which yields MVRNILFAAALLLSATAQAQNFAVQGTVTGSDDGQPMTGVNVVVKGGTAGASTDIDGHYSLNVSAGTDTLIFSYLGYITQHIGINNRNVVDVVLPLDVAILDDIVVVGYGTQKKSDLTGAVSSVRGSDLTKIPAASPVQALQGKVAGVQVTSTSGAPGAGAVVRVRGVGTFNNSSPIYVVDGVILDDISFLNSGDIQSMEVLKDASATAIYGSRGSNGVIMVTTKQGKAGGQETPTVNFDAEYSSQILAKKIELLDGKEFAAYVNDITPGSYNNLDAVPNTDWQDLVFQNAPMQNYHLSVAGSSPKSQYYVGLGYFNQQGIIEKSNYERFTFQLNNIYNLSKNFRLGNNLTFAPYEQQNTANATYGAYRAQPVAVPFNPDSTYGEVPGVGNPLADIEYTNNFEKGLRTVGNVFGDVKFLQAFTFRTSFGVDMNYQKNRSFTPVFYVSPQQQNEVNDLFVGNSENVNWLWENTLNYKKTFDKHSVDALAGYTMQEASSEFLSAAATNILGDTKNLWYLNADNINPTSISNGVDPNLNYSLISYLFRANYTYNSKYLLTATFRRDGSSKFNINNRYSNFPSIAGGWNIGNETFMESVPAISNMKLRASYGVIGNEKINYLDQYALVLNQVNGVFGQSEALLPGSTYGKTGNPDLKWESTKQTDIGLEIGFLQNRLSTEFDFYSRTTDDILVELSTPGYFGNGEGVKVRYNAGSVLNRGFEFNVAWNDEVNGFHYRIGLLGTTIHNEVLSVGGNSGVDSVLFGGNLGNGQTVTQSSVGNPIGSFFGYQTDGIFQNEAELAAYPHESLTGVGDLRFVDQNGDGKINAQDRVFLGSPIPDFVYGINLEASYKGFDLSVDLQGQLGNELYNGKEAVRPDLYNFEVHVIDHWTGEGTSTTEPRAASGGVNYAPSDRFIQDGSFLRLRSVTLGYSFSQSIASKIHMKEARLYIRGTNLFTITQFTGYTPEIGSEDVLSNGIDLGTYPITSIYSLGLNLTF from the coding sequence CATCCACTGATATTGATGGCCATTACAGCTTAAATGTTAGTGCCGGCACCGATACCCTGATCTTTTCTTATCTCGGTTACATAACGCAGCACATCGGTATAAACAACCGCAATGTGGTGGATGTGGTATTGCCATTGGATGTAGCGATACTGGACGACATCGTAGTGGTGGGATATGGCACGCAGAAAAAGAGTGATCTCACTGGTGCCGTGTCTTCCGTACGGGGCTCCGATCTTACAAAGATACCGGCCGCTTCACCGGTGCAGGCATTGCAGGGCAAGGTAGCAGGCGTGCAGGTTACCAGCACTTCCGGTGCGCCCGGTGCAGGGGCGGTGGTGCGGGTAAGAGGCGTCGGCACCTTTAACAATTCATCACCTATTTATGTGGTGGATGGCGTGATACTCGATGATATCTCATTCTTAAATTCGGGTGATATTCAGTCGATGGAAGTATTGAAGGATGCTTCGGCAACAGCCATCTATGGTTCGAGAGGTTCGAATGGTGTAATAATGGTTACCACGAAGCAGGGGAAAGCCGGTGGCCAGGAAACGCCTACCGTAAACTTTGATGCGGAATATTCATCACAGATTCTTGCAAAGAAAATTGAATTGCTGGATGGAAAAGAGTTCGCCGCTTATGTTAACGATATCACGCCGGGTTCTTATAATAACCTCGATGCAGTGCCCAACACAGACTGGCAGGACCTCGTCTTCCAGAATGCGCCGATGCAGAATTATCACCTCTCTGTTGCAGGGTCTTCCCCTAAATCGCAATATTATGTGGGCCTTGGATATTTCAATCAGCAGGGTATTATTGAAAAATCCAACTATGAACGATTCACCTTTCAGCTGAATAACATTTATAATCTTTCAAAAAACTTCAGGCTGGGCAACAACCTTACCTTTGCCCCTTATGAGCAGCAGAACACAGCCAATGCGACGTATGGCGCTTACCGCGCACAGCCTGTTGCTGTTCCCTTTAATCCTGACAGTACATACGGTGAGGTGCCGGGCGTGGGAAATCCGCTGGCGGATATAGAATACACCAACAACTTTGAGAAAGGTTTGCGCACGGTGGGCAATGTATTTGGCGACGTGAAATTTCTGCAGGCATTCACCTTCAGAACAAGTTTTGGCGTTGATATGAACTATCAGAAGAACCGGAGCTTCACACCGGTTTTCTATGTGTCACCCCAGCAGCAGAATGAAGTGAACGATCTGTTCGTCGGCAACTCCGAGAATGTTAACTGGTTATGGGAAAATACACTCAATTATAAGAAGACATTTGATAAGCACTCCGTGGATGCACTGGCCGGTTATACCATGCAGGAAGCCAGTTCTGAATTCCTGAGCGCCGCAGCCACCAATATACTCGGTGATACCAAGAATCTCTGGTACCTGAATGCAGACAATATCAATCCAACGAGTATCAGCAATGGTGTGGACCCGAACCTAAATTATTCGCTTATCTCTTATCTCTTCAGGGCCAACTATACCTACAACAGCAAGTACCTGTTAACGGCCACATTCAGAAGAGACGGATCCTCCAAGTTTAATATCAACAACCGTTATTCTAATTTCCCATCGATCGCTGGCGGCTGGAATATCGGTAATGAAACGTTCATGGAAAGTGTACCCGCAATTTCCAATATGAAACTGCGTGCCAGCTACGGAGTGATCGGCAATGAGAAAATTAATTATCTGGATCAGTACGCTTTAGTGCTGAACCAGGTGAATGGTGTTTTCGGGCAGAGTGAAGCGCTGCTCCCCGGTTCAACCTATGGTAAAACCGGTAATCCTGATTTGAAGTGGGAGAGTACTAAGCAAACCGACATCGGCCTTGAGATTGGCTTCCTTCAAAACAGGTTATCCACGGAATTTGATTTTTACAGCCGGACTACCGATGACATCCTCGTGGAACTTTCAACACCCGGATATTTTGGCAATGGTGAAGGCGTCAAAGTGCGTTACAATGCAGGTTCCGTATTGAACCGCGGTTTTGAATTTAACGTGGCCTGGAACGATGAGGTAAATGGTTTTCATTACCGGATTGGCCTGCTTGGTACCACTATTCATAATGAAGTGCTCAGCGTTGGTGGCAACAGCGGCGTTGATTCTGTATTGTTTGGCGGAAACCTCGGTAATGGTCAGACCGTAACCCAAAGCAGCGTTGGAAACCCGATTGGCTCCTTCTTTGGCTACCAGACCGATGGTATCTTTCAAAACGAGGCTGAACTGGCAGCTTATCCGCATGAATCACTCACCGGCGTGGGTGACCTGCGCTTCGTGGATCAGAACGGTGATGGAAAAATTAATGCGCAGGACAGGGTGTTCCTCGGCTCACCAATTCCCGATTTTGTATATGGCATTAACCTCGAAGCATCGTATAAAGGCTTTGATCTGTCTGTTGATTTACAAGGCCAGCTTGGCAATGAATTGTATAACGGTAAAGAAGCAGTGCGTCCCGACCTTTATAATTTTGAAGTGCACGTGATCGATCACTGGACCGGCGAAGGAACGAGCACCACAGAGCCGCGGGCTGCATCTGGCGGCGTGAATTATGCTCCATCCGACCGCTTTATCCAGGACGGTTCATTTCTCCGGTTGAGAAGTGTAACGCTCGGCTACAGCTTTTCACAAAGCATTGCTTCAAAAATTCACATGAAGGAAGCGCGCCTGTAT